The Diceros bicornis minor isolate mBicDic1 chromosome 19, mDicBic1.mat.cur, whole genome shotgun sequence genome contains the following window.
GCTGTAGATTTTTTAGATTAAGAACTGCCAAAATGTGGGTCGCAAAAATTGTGATATATATTGTCTTGCATTTTTCCAGTTTgcatgtttaaaacaaaaatatataataaccAGGTATGATTTCAATCAGAAATAcgatggaggggctggcccggtggtgcaagcagttgggtgcgagcactccactgtggcggcccggggttcgctggttcggatcctgggcgtgcactgaggcaccgcttggcaagccatgctgtggcggcgtcccatataaagtggaggaaaatgggtatggatgttagcccagggccagtcttcctcagcaaaaagaggaggattggcagatgtcagctcagggcctatctccctcacaaaaaaaaccaaaaaacaacaacaacaaaaaatacgaTGGAAAGGCTAAAAGGCTAAATTGGACGTCCTGTGGGAACATGAAGCCCCTCATAAGCCTGGTTTGGACCAGCCTATTTCTGGAAAGCCCTCTAAGTCAACATCCAGTATAGCCTTGGGTGGGTCACCCTACCTCTCTGATGCCTcccttttctcatctgaaaagtaGGAATAGCCATGGGCCCACACCCCTGATACAGCTGATGAGACAATCCCCTTAGTAGGGGCTCAAAACATTTGACACCAACATATACTAAGTGTCTACCACGAGCCAGTCACGGTGCTAAGCTTTTTATGTGCATCGGTTCAATTGATCCTTGAGCCCGAGGTTCCAGAgcccattttctagatgagaaagTGGAGGCTCAGACAAGTGAAAAGCATCAAGGCTGAGTCAGAGGCTGTGTTCTACCAGCCTCCCTACTAAAATGTTAGCTGAGTATCACTGctgttgctgttattgttattattaaaaagagCATATGATATCACTGCCCCCATACAGCTGTGAGAaggattaaatgattttttaaaagagcttAGTATAGCGCCTGGCACATCATAAGCACTctctaagtgtttgttaaataaaataaaaaatactttacgTTTTGGGCCCACTGCCCTGGAGAGGCAGAGTCCAATGTTGGAGAAATTTTGTCCTGGTGTTTCTCTGGGCAGGAAGGGTTAAGGAGTTAATGATTTCCCAGGCAGCGGCTGGAAGGAGCAGAGTTTTgtgtgctacacacacacacacacactctctctccccctctctctcacaCCCCCCGGgcggccacacacacacacacacacacacacacacagtctctccctctctctcacaccCCCCGGGCGgcctctgtcccctccctccctccgcgaGCCCGGAGCCTCTTGTgcaagccgccggcgcccgcccGTTCCCAGGCCCCGCTGCAGCTGCGGGCGGAGGGGCAGGGCGGGGGCGGCGCGCTGTTTGTCTAGCGCGGCCGTGCCAAAGGCGGCGGGCCCCAGACAGCCAGGCGCCTCCGTACACCTGGGGATGCTCAGGTTAAATAGCTCCGCATTCCTCGGGCCCAGCTGATGGAAACGCTCCCAGGCCGCCGCCGAGCCGGCTTCCAGATGGGCTGGGCCCGGGCCAAAGGGGAAAAGAGGGAAACGTGGAGGCCAGAGTGTGCCTGAAGGGCGGGGGAGGTGGCCCGGGCCCCCGCCACGGCCCCCGCCTCCCCTGGAAAGAGGCCCTGCCGTGGGGGAGCGCACGCGGGGACCCGCCCACGTGCCTGTGGGTGGGCTCGCAGGCGGGGGGGCCGCACGCGGGAGGGAGTGGGTGCACACGTGTGCCGCTGAGGACACTCCAAGGACACGCAGGCGAcaattaataatgataatttgtCATTACCAAACACTTACTACGTGCTAAGTGCTCTATTGCATTTATTCTCTACGACAGTTCTGTGGAGTTAATGCTCTAAAACAGCCGCGGGCTGGGGCGTGGAGTCGGGAGTAGCAAAGGACGCAATTTACCTCCCGATGTCGTGTTCTTTGATAACGGCCACCATGTGCTTGCGGAGGGGGTGGGACCGGTTTACTGTTAGTGCTCAACAGAtgataattttgttgttgttcatcccctctgagcctcaacttCTCTTAtaaacctgggatcagaaccctgCCTTTAGCCCCACAGGGGTCCCGGAAATCCTTTCTGGAACGCGTTGAGCATACAGTCGGTATGCTCATAGTGCTAGGTGCTATGTATTCTCTTCCATTGTATTTATTGACGAAATGTATTAATAGTCCTTACCCTCTCTGGGACAAATTCTTTGCCCAGTTTCACCCTGTGTAATATAATACATGGGAGCTGACCTGGTGGGGATACTTGAGGGGTGGTGTCCCCAGGGAGGAACTTTTGAGGAAAGGTTTGCTTGAACACagctgcccccacctcccccacaGACGAGCAGAGACCCAGAAAAGCCAGCCAATCTACAGAACAATTACACACTTAGAAACCCACAGTGTGGTTCTGCACCCCTAGACACACAAACCCATCCATCAAGCCAGACCCATGCAGAGATGCCCACAATGTATTAAGGCAGAACACACAAGCCCAAACAGCTGGAAGTTGAACACTTATCTGCAGAACATATGTGCTCACATTTGCCCTTCTGCATACACCCCCATGCATATCCTCATCCACACCGCCAGGCCAGTACACCAGCTGATGACCTAGCTCCACGGGGGTAACTACCAGTTCACTCACGTCACATACACAGGCCCAGACACCCATGCACTCCCCCGTgagtacaaacacacacatgtccAGGCAAATAGGTCCTTGCCAATGACACATTTTTCCTGCTTGGGAGCTGGGGACCAACTTGCCCACTCCTCTCCTCAAAGCCCACGCAGAAGccctgggagagggagaggacatTCCTGCAAGCTGCTGGCATAGCCAGGCCAGGGTGAGGGGGCAGAGTCCAGACCCAGAGCAGGTGGCCCAGCAGCTGTGCCCAGGCTGGCCCTGCCAACTTGCTCACCCACTTGGACAAGCTGGGAGCCCCAAGGCAACCTGCTGGGATCCAGGGCTCGGCAGCCCGATAGGGGAGGCAGCTCCTACTGGGGAAAGGGGCAATAGAAGTCCTGCCTCCGACTGGCTGAGGCTCTGGGCAAGTCCCTTTTCTCTGGGTCTCACTTCCCCCATCTTGGCCAAGATGCAGGTGGTCCATCGACGGGGTTCTCCAACTTAATTGACTTGTTGAATCCTCCCCAACCCAGAGGGAGCTTTGCAGAttgatctgcattttaacaacctCCCAAGGTGACCCAGATGGCCCAATGACCACTTTGAGAAACCCTAGAGGTCTAGAGGATTTAACTTTATGACACTGGCGAGCACGGAAATGGCCAGGGATAGGGGGAAAGAATAGACTTTAAAGACACCGGAAACACTCATTTCAGGCCGGTAAAAAGCGACAGTCCAGATGTGGCTCTCCAgtccccctcctccagcaccaGCTGCGAAGAAGAGGGTCAAGGGTCACCTcccagcccaggcccctcccctcaATCCAAGAAGTCACTGCAGCTTTACCACCATCTAAAGTATTtgtttaataacaaaaaaaaaaaaaacaccccacaGAACTATTGTAAAACAATATTCTCAGTCGGTGATCATTGTAATATACAATACAAAGCAATTAATTTCCTCAGAAATCTGAGAAGCACCAAAcgtgaccattttttaaaatgtctgcttttcaaaaaatagaaacacaCGGGGGAAAATCTCCCTCCAAGTCTCTGGTGGCTGGTAGGTGTGGAGGGAGGGTCGTCCTGCCCCCTCCGTCCCCCAGGCCTGGGCTGGATCCAGCAAGCGCCCCACGGCCTCTGGATCTCAGTCTTGTTCCTCCCCAGCTCCAGCGAGGCGCTTGAGAACCAGAGAGCACTATTCCTCTCGCCCCCGGAAGGCTGGGGTCCTCCGGTCCCTGCGGGCGGCGCTTCAGCGACACAAGATGCGGTCGTCCGCTGGAACACACGCCGCCTGTGAAACGAAAAAGAGGTGAGACCGGCGAATTGGAAGGCACAAGGCTGCAAACCACCGTTCCCCAGAAGACACTACGAGGGAGCGCTTTTTCCCCTCTCCTTGGACATCCTTGCATAGCCAGGTGCACGAAAGGATGGGGCAGACGTAGGGCCAAGACTCCgtctccgggcctcagtttccccatctgtagaagGAAAATGATCTCGTGCTCCAACTGGGATCTCACCTCGGCCGCCAGGGCGCTGCTGATCTCGCCGTTGAGGGTGCTGAGCGGAGCCCGGGCGGGGATCCCCCGGCCCCCGGGGGACCCGACTTGGGATTCCGAGTTCAGCTCCAACTCCAGGTCCCAGATGTAGTCGATGACGTGCTGGAGAATCTCCACCCGGCTCACCTTGCGGTtctggggcagggtgggcacCAGCTCCTTGAGGCGCGAGTAGCAGCCGTTCATGTCGTAGAGCAGCACGTTAACCTGCTGCTCGTCGAGGAGGGCGGGCAGGCGCGCCCCGGCGCCGCCGGCGCAGCGCGAGATGGCCACGCTCTGCTCCGACAGGCAGCGCACCACCTCGCCCGCGCCGCCCGCCGTCTTGCCGGCCTTCAGTGCGCAGCTGGGGCCCGCGGCGGGGGCGGCGCTGCCACTGGCGACCTTCATGATTCCGGCGTCGGGTAAGAGAAAAGGAGCGAAGCGGCTGGCGGCGGCGGACGCTGGGCGTGCGGAGGCAACCTAGAGCAGTAAAAGGACGACGGTAAACTGCGAGAAAGGAGTCCTCCAGCCCGACTTTTATAGAGACTCGGCGGCGCCCCCAGAGGGGCGGGCTCAGACGTTCAAAAGCAGCCAATGGGAGGCATGGGGCGCGGCCTCGAGCGTCTCTGGGTCCCGCCTCCCGCTCTACTAGTGCACCCTGGCGGGGGTGGAAAGGGCACCCGAGTCTCAAGAACGGAGAGAGTGGGAGGGCACGGGCCACGGTGGCTAGTGAAGGCGAGGGCTGCCTCGGGCTCCTCGGGAAGGAGGCAAGGAGACTAAACCAGTATTGCCAATAACGAAAAGACTTCAATAATCAGTTTTCCCAAATCCTTTTCCCACCTCtccagccccattttacagatgagagaaactgaggcccagatggAGAAGCGGCTGGCTCCGGGTGGCCCAAGGAGCCCAGTACTAGAGCCAGGGCTTCTGGACCCTATTGGAAGATTACCTCTGAGACCCTGATCTGCCAAATATTTGGGCCGAAATTTATTTGGGCCCTCTTTTACACTCTGCTCCCTGGGGCTGGTCTCCCTTTCCCAATTCCTAGATAACGTTGCTGGTTCATGTTCCTGGGACCGGGGGGGGCTTGCTTACCCAGGCCCCTTGGGGTGAGAGCAACTAATTCGGGAAAGTCTTCCTCTGTGATTGGGGGCTGGGCCTCTGGGACCTGAACTAGAGAGAAGGCGCCCAGAGTGGGGTTGCGTCCCCTGGTTCTACCCTGAATTTGCAGTCCCTTGCAAAAATTCCCCAAATCTGCATCAgctagtaatttaaaattttttcttttttccgcttttttttttccctaaagaccTCGGATCAGGGTCTCCCTCCCACGGCGCGGCAGCTGCGGAGCTCAGGTCTCCCCCTCTTCCCGGGCTGGTGTGTGTCAGCGTCTGAACAAGCGGCTCAGACCGTTAGACGCCAGGCCCGTGACGTCACCCATTCATAAAACTCGGACGGGCTGTCAGGCTGGCGCCGCGCGGGCGGTCGCCATGGAGACGGCAAACTGGGCCGGAGCGCTCCCCGGCTGCCCCCCGCCCTGCCGGTCACCTGCGGGCCTCGGGCCGGAGGCCTGGGAATGCGCTCCTCGCGGGCGCGGTCGTTGGGCAAGGGTCACCTTACCTACCCGCCCCACACCTGGGACTCTCCTCACCAGGCCGCCAGCTTGGACCGCTTGGGAGGTTTCTTCGCCGCCCCCTTCCCCACGCCtagctcccccctccctcctgggGAAAGAGGTCCGATTCCAACTCTGCTGCTGGGTGAATTTATTCGACTCTCCGGCCCTCTCTGAGCCCTAATATCTGCGTGGTATTTCGATAGTAATAACAAAGGTTACGATTTATTGCGTTCTTACTTCGCGCCGGGCACTGTGTGAAAAGCTTCCCTTTATCATCTTCCGTAATCTTCGCCACAGCTCTAAAGAGAGGGGCTGCttggtaaggaaactgaggctcaaaaagcCTTCCAAGAGCCAAGGGCTGCATTATTATACAAGGGCACTTGGTGTAACGCTGACCCTTCCTGCCGGGGCAGGCAGTCCGCCTCCAGAGCCCTAGATCGGGCAGAGGtccgggaaactgaggctctgaataGCCACCCACGGCCACACGGCATTAGCAGGGCTAAAATTCTGTGCTCACATAGGAGAGAGTGATATTAgagcccctcctccccccagcaaTCAATTCGCTGGGT
Protein-coding sequences here:
- the ID1 gene encoding DNA-binding protein inhibitor ID-1, whose amino-acid sequence is MKVASGSAAPAAGPSCALKAGKTAGGAGEVVRCLSEQSVAISRCAGGAGARLPALLDEQQVNVLLYDMNGCYSRLKELVPTLPQNRKVSRVEILQHVIDYIWDLELELNSESQVGSPGGRGIPARAPLSTLNGEISSALAAEAACVPADDRILCR